AGTAAAGAGGTAATAGCTGAAGATTCTCCTACTATTTTAGCTTTTGAATTGGCTAAAAAAATGCATGTGCAAAATGTCTATATTGTAGGCTATGATGGATATTCAGATGAATTGATGGGAGAAAAAGAGAAGGCACTTTTTGCAGAAAATGATGAGGTTTTTGACAATTACATTTCTGATTTTGATAAGCTTGAGAGCTTAACCCCAACCAAATATAAGAACCTGGATGTTCATTCTGTTTATAGTCTATTAGTTGAATAAAATCTGTAAATAGTTTTTAGGCAAGATTTTCTACTAAGCTAATTTAAACTTTTTTAGATGAAAGATTATATAGTTGTTATACCAGCACGCATGCAGTCTTCTCGTTTACCGGGTAAGCCTTTGATTGAGTTGCAAGGTAAAAGTATGATCCAACGAACTTTTGCGCAATGTACTAAAGCTGTTGATAAAAATCTTATCTATGTAGCCACTGATAGTGAGGAAATATATTCTCATTGCATGCAAAATGATATGCAGGTGTTAATGACTTCTGAAGAACATTTGACGGGTACAGATAGGGTAGCAGAAGTAGCTGAAAAAATTGAAGCAAAACATTATATCAATGTGCAAGGGGATGAGCCTATTTTCAATCCAGCTGATTTAAAGGAAACAATTAAAGCATTAAAAAAATATCCAGCAGATATTATTAACGGATATGCTATACTAGAAAAGGAAGCACAATACAAAAGTGTAACCATACCTAAATTAGTGTTTCGCCCTGATGGAAGGTTATTATATATGAGTAGAAGTCCTATACCTGGGAGTAAATCAGGTAGTTTAAGGAAATCCTGGAGGCAGATATGTATATATGTATTCCCTAAAAAAGCGCTAATTAGCTTTGCGAAGTGCAAAGAAAAAACGCCTTTAGAAGCAGAAGAGGACATAGAAATTTTACGTTTTTTGGAGCTGGGATTTGAGGTACGTATGATTCCTTTATCTAATGATTCGGTTGCAGTGGATACACCTGAGGATGCAGAAATTGTGAGAGAAATTTTAAAGATTAATGATGAAGGATAATAAATTTGAAAACATAAATACTATTTTTTGGGATTTCGATGGGGTAATAATGAATAGTAATGCTGTTAGAGATTCTGGTTTTGAAATGGTATTACAAGACTTTCCTAATGAACAGGTTAACCAATTGTTGGAATTTCATCAAAAAAATGGAGGTTTATCACGTTATGTGAAATTCCGTTATTTCTTTGAAGAAATACTTGGTCAATCAATTACGGATGAGCAAGTACATGTATGGGCTGAAAGATTTTCAAAAATTATGTTAGAGCGTCTCCAGGATAAAAGCATATTGATTGAAGAAACTGTACAATTTGTAGAGGAAAATTACAAAAACTATAAAATGATTATTGTTTCAGGTTCGGATCAAGCTGAGTTGAGAAAAATTTGTAAAGCTGTCGACATTGCTC
This is a stretch of genomic DNA from Marivirga harenae. It encodes these proteins:
- a CDS encoding 3-deoxy-manno-octulosonate cytidylyltransferase, giving the protein MKDYIVVIPARMQSSRLPGKPLIELQGKSMIQRTFAQCTKAVDKNLIYVATDSEEIYSHCMQNDMQVLMTSEEHLTGTDRVAEVAEKIEAKHYINVQGDEPIFNPADLKETIKALKKYPADIINGYAILEKEAQYKSVTIPKLVFRPDGRLLYMSRSPIPGSKSGSLRKSWRQICIYVFPKKALISFAKCKEKTPLEAEEDIEILRFLELGFEVRMIPLSNDSVAVDTPEDAEIVREILKINDEG
- a CDS encoding HAD family hydrolase, with product MMKDNKFENINTIFWDFDGVIMNSNAVRDSGFEMVLQDFPNEQVNQLLEFHQKNGGLSRYVKFRYFFEEILGQSITDEQVHVWAERFSKIMLERLQDKSILIEETVQFVEENYKNYKMIIVSGSDQAELRKICKAVDIAQYFERIHGSPKPKKEWVTQILEEENIDANSAVLIGDSLNDYEAAIHNGIKFYGFNNAALQKKNLNYIVNF